In a single window of the Sorangium aterium genome:
- a CDS encoding ATP-binding protein, giving the protein MEGAERQDPEGAEPPLEGAEPAPASAGVASASVGAAPASAEAAPASAEAAPASAEAAPASAEAAPASALLPPVPPAIEHFIGRRPHLRALQRAAEALVLERPVAVFVHGAAGMGKSALIHHFLMGLRRDRGPVVLRGRCALAAGESYKAFGGVMEALSRFLRRVSGDEVERLLPRDVHALARVFPVLSGVPAVASAPRASESPDAQELRQRSFAALRQLLWRIAERSPLVVAIEDLQWSDIDSVALLLELTRPPDAPAMMFLGSFRDEDVATSAPLRALLDGMGLEHPAAAEAETAGARGRMESARRDGELREIAVGPLSPLEAEELSLALLFARDDVTRARADAIARASRGNPRLLGELARDAQELSGEDAARGDAAWSRALDARLRRLPGQALRLLEVIAVAGESIDAAVVARAAKLRDDELAPAMTLLLMEDLISARRAGEGELVEASHDRVRAAVVGRLGPEQLAARHRRLGRALEALGTADAEALSRHWLGAGDAARAGRLAERAAEEAAEALAFERAARLYELALRLRSREADVPEAERRALGVRCADAMVNAGKSAEAARIYAAAAEGADGALSLELRRRAAEQYLRSGHIDEGIELVRAVLRAVGLSFPETPRRALVALLLHRAELRLRGLRFRERSEAEVRPEELARIDACWTVTVGLSGVDMVRSAEFSARALLLALRAGEPYRIGRALAFEASSACMMGAPGRARAEELVTAVRALSERLDSPHLLGLSMMVSGMLEAFTAGRWKAASAWYEVADELLRDRCAGVSWELATTQLMASWARYYRGQIDALARTTPAVLRAAEQRGDLYAVAIFSAQATWVALASDDVAGARGAIAGALSRWTTSGFHLEHFVGLLGETYVDRYAGRAGAAMKRLTDAWPRIEGSMLLMMQNSRVMAHAERACTALAVAEAAPDPEPLIQVALRDAAALAREKTAWSDPFVPLIRAGAAELRGDREAAITQLEAAAAGFDAADMPLYAAAARRQAGELLGGEKGLQRLLVADAVMARERIKSPARWAAMLAPGFGRGERVGWG; this is encoded by the coding sequence GTGGAGGGCGCGGAGCGGCAGGACCCTGAGGGCGCCGAGCCCCCGCTGGAGGGCGCGGAGCCCGCGCCGGCGAGCGCCGGGGTTGCCTCGGCGAGCGTCGGGGCCGCGCCGGCGAGCGCGGAGGCCGCGCCGGCGAGCGCGGAGGCCGCGCCGGCGAGCGCGGAGGCCGCGCCGGCGAGCGCCGAGGCCGCGCCGGCGAGCGCGCTGCTCCCGCCCGTGCCGCCGGCGATAGAGCACTTCATCGGCCGCCGCCCGCACCTGCGCGCGCTCCAGCGCGCCGCCGAGGCCCTCGTGCTGGAGCGGCCCGTCGCCGTGTTCGTCCACGGCGCCGCGGGCATGGGCAAGAGCGCGCTCATCCACCACTTCTTGATGGGGCTCCGCCGCGACAGGGGGCCGGTCGTCCTGCGGGGGCGCTGCGCCCTCGCGGCGGGCGAGTCCTACAAGGCGTTCGGGGGCGTGATGGAGGCGCTGAGCCGCTTCCTCCGGCGGGTCTCGGGCGACGAGGTGGAGCGCCTCCTGCCGCGCGACGTCCACGCGCTCGCCCGGGTGTTCCCGGTGCTCTCGGGCGTGCCGGCCGTCGCGTCGGCGCCGCGCGCGAGCGAGTCGCCCGACGCGCAGGAGCTGCGGCAGCGCAGCTTCGCCGCGCTCCGCCAGCTGCTCTGGCGGATCGCCGAGCGCAGCCCGCTCGTCGTGGCGATCGAGGACCTGCAGTGGAGCGACATCGACAGCGTGGCGCTCCTGCTCGAGCTCACGCGGCCCCCCGACGCGCCCGCGATGATGTTCCTCGGCAGCTTCCGGGACGAGGACGTCGCCACGAGCGCGCCGCTCCGCGCGCTGCTCGACGGGATGGGGCTCGAGCACCCGGCCGCCGCCGAGGCCGAGACCGCCGGCGCGCGCGGGCGGATGGAGTCGGCGCGCCGGGACGGCGAGCTGCGCGAGATCGCGGTCGGCCCGCTCTCGCCGCTCGAGGCCGAGGAGCTCTCGCTCGCGCTCCTCTTCGCGCGCGACGATGTCACCCGCGCGCGGGCGGACGCCATCGCCCGCGCCTCGCGGGGCAACCCGCGGCTGCTCGGCGAGCTCGCCCGCGACGCGCAGGAGCTCTCGGGCGAGGACGCCGCCCGGGGCGACGCCGCGTGGAGCAGGGCGCTCGACGCGCGGCTCCGCCGCCTGCCGGGGCAGGCGCTCCGGCTGCTGGAGGTGATCGCGGTCGCCGGGGAGTCGATCGACGCGGCGGTCGTGGCGCGCGCGGCGAAGCTCCGCGACGACGAGCTCGCCCCGGCGATGACGCTGCTGCTCATGGAGGACCTGATCTCCGCGCGGCGCGCCGGCGAGGGCGAGCTCGTCGAGGCGTCGCACGACAGGGTGCGCGCGGCCGTGGTCGGCCGGCTCGGCCCGGAGCAGCTCGCGGCGCGGCACCGGAGGCTAGGACGGGCGCTCGAGGCGCTGGGGACGGCGGACGCGGAGGCGCTCTCGCGGCACTGGCTCGGCGCGGGGGACGCGGCGCGGGCGGGGCGGCTCGCCGAGCGCGCGGCCGAGGAGGCGGCGGAGGCGCTCGCGTTCGAGCGCGCGGCGCGGCTCTACGAGCTCGCGCTCCGCCTGCGCTCGCGCGAGGCGGACGTCCCCGAGGCGGAGCGGCGCGCGCTCGGCGTGCGGTGCGCCGACGCCATGGTCAACGCGGGCAAGAGCGCCGAGGCGGCGAGGATCTACGCGGCGGCGGCCGAAGGGGCGGACGGCGCGCTCTCGCTGGAGCTCCGCCGGCGGGCCGCCGAGCAGTACCTGCGGAGCGGGCACATCGACGAGGGGATCGAGCTCGTCCGCGCCGTCCTCCGGGCGGTCGGCCTGTCGTTCCCGGAGACGCCGCGGCGCGCGCTGGTGGCGCTGCTCCTGCACCGGGCGGAGCTGCGCTTGCGGGGCCTCCGGTTCCGCGAGCGGTCCGAGGCGGAGGTGCGACCGGAGGAGCTTGCGCGCATCGACGCCTGCTGGACGGTGACGGTGGGGCTGTCCGGGGTCGACATGGTCCGCTCCGCCGAGTTCTCGGCGCGCGCCCTGCTGCTCGCGCTGCGGGCCGGCGAGCCGTACCGCATCGGCCGCGCGCTCGCGTTCGAGGCCTCGTCCGCGTGCATGATGGGGGCGCCGGGCCGGGCGCGCGCGGAGGAGCTCGTCACCGCGGTGCGGGCGCTCTCGGAGCGGCTCGACAGCCCGCACCTCCTCGGCCTGTCGATGATGGTGTCGGGCATGCTCGAGGCGTTCACGGCCGGGCGCTGGAAGGCCGCGTCCGCGTGGTACGAGGTCGCCGACGAGCTCCTGCGCGACCGCTGCGCCGGCGTGTCCTGGGAGCTCGCGACGACGCAGCTGATGGCGTCGTGGGCGCGGTACTACCGCGGGCAGATCGACGCGCTCGCGCGGACGACGCCGGCGGTGCTCCGCGCCGCCGAGCAGCGGGGGGATCTCTACGCGGTGGCGATCTTCAGCGCGCAGGCGACGTGGGTGGCGCTCGCGTCGGACGACGTGGCGGGCGCGCGCGGCGCGATCGCGGGGGCGCTGTCGAGGTGGACGACGTCGGGGTTCCACCTCGAGCATTTCGTCGGGCTGCTCGGCGAGACCTACGTCGACCGGTACGCTGGCCGCGCCGGCGCCGCGATGAAGCGCCTCACGGACGCCTGGCCGAGGATCGAGGGCTCGATGCTGCTGATGATGCAGAACAGCCGGGTGATGGCCCACGCCGAGCGCGCGTGCACGGCGCTCGCCGTGGCCGAGGCGGCGCCCGATCCGGAGCCGCTGATCCAGGTGGCGCTCCGGGACGCCGCGGCGCTCGCCCGGGAGAAGACGGCGTGGTCGGACCCGTTCGTGCCGCTGATCCGCGCGGGCGCGGCCGAGCTACGGGGCGACAGGGAGGCGGCGATCACGCAGCTGGAGGCGGCGGCGGCCGGGTTCGACGCGGCGGACATGCCGCTCTATGCGGCGGCGGCGCGGCGCCAGGCGGGCGAGCTGCTCGGAGGGGAGAAGGGGCTCCAGCGGCTCCTCGTGGCGGACGCGGTGATGGCGCGGGAGCGGATCAAGAGCCCGGCGCGGTGGGCGGCGATGCTGGCGCCGGGGTTCGGGCGGGGCGAGCGGGTCGGCTGGGGCTGA
- a CDS encoding Uma2 family endonuclease produces MPFQSENSFIPIPPPGEDELPYDDGEPMESERHLAQMGLLIEALQLFWRDRDDVYVAGNMAIYFSELQAKKNDFRGPDVFVVLDTNRRERKSWVVWQEDGRTPDVVIELLSESTQAVDRGDKMRIYAKLLHVPEYYLFDPFSGELEAYALDRATRSYLPMPPEANGEVVSACLGLRLGVRHGTYRGLAVDWLRWIDTHGRVLPTGEEQARAAEEQARAAEEQARAAGDETKRLAARLAAYEKQFGPLPGGGSG; encoded by the coding sequence ATGCCCTTCCAGAGCGAGAATTCTTTCATCCCGATTCCCCCGCCCGGCGAGGACGAGCTCCCGTACGACGATGGAGAGCCGATGGAATCCGAGCGCCACCTCGCGCAGATGGGCCTGCTCATCGAGGCACTGCAGCTGTTCTGGCGCGACCGGGACGACGTGTACGTCGCCGGCAACATGGCCATCTATTTCAGCGAGCTGCAGGCGAAGAAGAACGACTTCCGAGGCCCCGACGTGTTCGTGGTGCTCGACACCAACAGGCGCGAGCGCAAGTCCTGGGTCGTCTGGCAGGAGGACGGGAGGACGCCCGACGTGGTGATCGAGCTGCTCTCCGAGAGCACCCAGGCCGTCGATCGCGGCGACAAGATGCGGATCTACGCGAAGCTCCTGCACGTGCCGGAGTATTACCTGTTCGATCCGTTCTCGGGCGAGCTCGAGGCCTATGCGCTCGATCGAGCCACGCGGTCCTACCTACCGATGCCGCCCGAGGCGAACGGCGAGGTCGTGAGCGCGTGCCTCGGCCTGCGCCTCGGGGTGCGCCACGGCACGTACCGCGGCCTCGCGGTCGACTGGCTGCGCTGGATCGATACCCATGGGCGCGTGCTGCCGACCGGCGAGGAGCAGGCCCGCGCCGCCGAGGAGCAGGCCCGCGCCGCCGAAGAGCAGGCCCGCGCCGCCGGCGATGAGACGAAGCGGCTCGCCGCCCGGCTCGCGGCCTACGAGAAGCAGTTCGGCCCGCTGCCCGGCGGCGGCTCGGGCTAG
- a CDS encoding AAA family ATPase, whose amino-acid sequence MSSASSLLDLLTPDPGRVPWNELQVFDWVRALEACPQDPIHHAEGNVWIHTRMVLETLLGLPEWQALPAEEQRVVYLACLLHDVAKPATTREEDGRITAKGHSRAGELLARRLLWELGAPFALREQVCALVRYHQIPFYLIERDDARRVAAEISLQARCDLLALVAEADIRGRVCADMGRVVDNIELFREFCREEGCYTAPRSFASDHTRFVYFRSDPAGGRHPDVEIYDDTRSEVVVMSGLPGAGKDTYVRHHLADWPVVSLDALRSELEIDPADTQGQVVQAARERAKEYLRRGERFVWNATNLSRQRRGPLLQMAADYGARIRVVYVEVPASTLFAQNRAREAAVPEAVIRRMIERWEIPARTEAHEVVLAVR is encoded by the coding sequence ATGTCCTCCGCGTCCTCGCTCCTCGACCTGCTCACGCCCGATCCGGGGCGTGTCCCCTGGAATGAGCTCCAGGTCTTCGACTGGGTCCGCGCGCTCGAGGCTTGCCCGCAGGACCCGATCCACCACGCCGAGGGCAACGTCTGGATCCACACCCGCATGGTGCTGGAGACGCTCCTCGGGCTGCCCGAATGGCAGGCGCTGCCGGCCGAGGAGCAGCGCGTCGTGTACCTCGCGTGCCTCCTCCACGACGTGGCGAAGCCGGCGACCACCCGCGAGGAGGACGGGCGGATCACGGCCAAGGGCCACTCTCGCGCGGGGGAGCTCCTCGCGCGCCGCCTGCTCTGGGAGCTCGGCGCGCCGTTCGCGCTGCGCGAGCAGGTGTGCGCGCTCGTGCGCTATCACCAGATCCCGTTCTATCTCATCGAGCGCGACGACGCGCGGCGCGTCGCCGCCGAGATCAGCCTCCAGGCGCGCTGCGACCTGCTCGCGCTCGTGGCCGAGGCCGACATCCGGGGGCGCGTCTGCGCGGACATGGGGCGCGTCGTCGACAACATCGAGCTCTTCCGCGAGTTCTGCCGCGAGGAGGGGTGTTACACCGCGCCGCGGTCCTTCGCCTCGGATCACACGCGCTTCGTGTACTTCCGCTCCGATCCCGCTGGCGGCCGCCACCCGGACGTCGAGATCTACGACGACACGCGCTCCGAGGTCGTGGTGATGAGCGGACTCCCGGGCGCCGGGAAGGATACCTATGTTCGACACCACCTCGCCGACTGGCCGGTCGTCTCCCTGGACGCGCTGCGGAGCGAGCTGGAGATCGATCCGGCGGACACGCAGGGACAGGTGGTCCAGGCCGCGCGCGAGCGGGCGAAGGAATACCTGCGGCGCGGCGAGCGGTTCGTGTGGAACGCGACGAACCTCTCGCGACAGCGGCGCGGCCCGCTGCTGCAAATGGCGGCCGACTACGGGGCGAGGATCCGCGTCGTCTACGTGGAGGTGCCAGCGTCCACGCTGTTCGCGCAGAACCGGGCGCGGGAGGCGGCGGTGCCGGAGGCGGTCATCCGCCGGATGATCGAGCGCTGGGAGATCCCGGCGAGGACCGAGGCCCACGAGGTGGTGCTGGCGGTGCGCTGA
- a CDS encoding RNA ligase family protein, producing MADVSGLLGVEIVITEKCDGSNLTYTRASVFSRSHSGPPSHPSFDLAKATHASIAHLLSEGMSLFCEYCYAVHSIEYEALPGYSLVFGVRDDVRSLFWEWDMVVAQANDLGLPTVPVLFRGIVEGERELEALTTALAREPSAFGGPREGVVVRAAGEFPDAAFQRRLAKWVRRGHVQTDEHWMHQEIRPQRLAPGPAPAPVDASPP from the coding sequence ATGGCGGACGTGTCGGGGCTGCTCGGCGTCGAGATCGTCATCACCGAGAAGTGCGACGGGAGCAACCTCACGTACACGCGGGCGAGCGTCTTCTCCCGCTCGCACTCGGGCCCTCCGTCCCACCCGAGCTTCGACCTCGCGAAGGCCACGCACGCGAGCATCGCGCACCTGCTCTCGGAGGGCATGTCGCTCTTCTGTGAGTACTGCTATGCGGTCCACTCCATCGAGTACGAGGCGCTCCCGGGGTATTCGCTCGTCTTCGGCGTGCGGGACGACGTGCGGAGCCTCTTCTGGGAGTGGGACATGGTCGTGGCCCAGGCGAACGATCTGGGGCTCCCCACGGTGCCTGTCCTGTTCCGGGGCATCGTCGAGGGCGAGCGCGAGCTCGAGGCGCTGACGACCGCGCTCGCGCGCGAGCCCTCCGCGTTCGGCGGCCCGCGCGAGGGCGTGGTGGTGCGGGCCGCCGGCGAGTTCCCGGACGCGGCGTTCCAGCGGCGGCTCGCCAAGTGGGTGCGGCGCGGGCACGTGCAGACGGACGAGCACTGGATGCACCAGGAGATCCGGCCCCAGCGCCTCGCCCCGGGGCCGGCGCCGGCGCCGGTAGACGCGTCACCGCCGTGA
- a CDS encoding DUF2127 domain-containing protein: MAARDRFAAGQAHALRRALGVRVIIVYKLAKSVLQIVLAIAIFLLASSGLAARAHAFAVTLGRESASAWSAALMDVLSKATTPHGAHVVSAALAADSLLSFIEGSSLRHGYRWAPWLVVGATASLVPFEIIDLVGHGWRLTRIVILVINIVIVAYLSRRARREHRSCSATTGDDTTLPPGAGERTTEG; the protein is encoded by the coding sequence ATGGCCGCCAGGGATCGATTCGCAGCCGGTCAGGCCCATGCTCTGCGGCGGGCGCTCGGCGTGCGCGTCATCATCGTCTACAAGCTCGCCAAATCGGTGCTGCAGATCGTGCTGGCGATCGCGATCTTCCTCCTGGCCTCGTCCGGGCTCGCCGCCAGGGCTCACGCGTTCGCGGTCACGCTGGGCAGGGAGAGCGCGAGCGCCTGGAGCGCCGCGCTGATGGACGTGCTCTCGAAGGCGACGACGCCGCACGGCGCCCACGTCGTGAGCGCCGCGCTCGCGGCGGACTCCCTGCTCAGCTTCATCGAGGGTTCGTCGCTCCGCCATGGCTACAGGTGGGCTCCCTGGCTGGTCGTCGGAGCGACAGCCTCGCTCGTCCCCTTCGAGATCATCGACCTCGTCGGCCATGGATGGCGACTGACGCGCATCGTCATCCTGGTGATCAACATCGTCATCGTGGCCTATCTGAGCCGGCGCGCTCGGCGCGAGCACCGGAGCTGCTCGGCAACCACAGGCGACGACACGACGCTCCCCCCTGGTGCCGGCGAGCGGACGACCGAAGGTTGA
- a CDS encoding beta-glucosidase family protein, producing the protein MAVADSHAARPQKTDHLPEAVERRVADALAALSLEQKVRLLTGADFWSTHPEPAIGLRRVVVSDGPVGVRGERWDERDPSVCLPSSTALAATWDEGLLERVGAALASEARRKGVDVVLGPTVNLHRSPLGGRHFECFSEDPLLTGRLGAAYVRGLQAHGVGATPKHYVANDSETERFTVDVRVDERTLRELYLAPFERMITGAGAWLVMASYNAVNGVTLTESALLASPLEDEWGFDGVVVSDWTATRSTEAAARAALDLAMPGPGGPWGAALVAAVRRGAVPEKAIDDKVRRLLRLAARVGALEGVAPAAPVPAPLSGAEAGALAREAAAAGMVLVRNQGDALPLDAASLRRIAVIGPNAAAGRIQGGGSASVHPHYAVSPLDGLRAALGRRADVLHAVGTRIHEGLVPVSGDQVVDPVSGQHGVHVRLLDAKGAVLHEEHRDVGRLTFIGDQRANEAATIEVTARFRAAEAGLHRIGVAGVGVYRLTAGGQVLFDEAILPDKEDIAAALLAPPQRAAELSLAAGQEVDLALTHTVPVGTLAVAFSLGAEVPALSDEDELARAVELARSADVAIVVVGTTEAIESEGFDRTTLGLPGRQDELISAVAAVNPRTIVLVNSGGPVTMPWRDEVAAVLLTWFPGQEFGAAVADVLLGAVEPGGRLPTTWPARVEDVPVLSTKPENGKLVYAEGLHIGYRAWARAGVAPAYPFGHGLGYTRWEILDVEAPSVAAGAAVEARVRVRNAGARRGRHVVQLYLSRPDSGVERPALWLAGFASVEAEPDQSVDVAVTVEPRAFAHWAAGRWQVEAGAYTLHAGHSAAVLTRQTAVHLHE; encoded by the coding sequence ATGGCCGTCGCCGACTCGCACGCTGCTCGTCCCCAGAAGACCGATCACCTGCCCGAGGCCGTCGAACGGCGGGTGGCGGACGCCCTCGCCGCGCTGTCGCTGGAGCAGAAGGTCCGCCTGCTCACCGGCGCCGACTTCTGGAGCACGCACCCCGAGCCCGCGATCGGCCTGCGCCGCGTGGTCGTCTCGGATGGCCCGGTCGGCGTGCGCGGCGAGCGCTGGGACGAGCGCGATCCCTCGGTGTGCCTCCCTTCCTCCACCGCCCTCGCGGCCACATGGGACGAGGGCTTGCTGGAGCGCGTCGGCGCCGCGCTGGCGTCGGAGGCGCGGCGCAAGGGCGTCGACGTCGTCCTGGGGCCGACCGTCAACCTGCACCGCAGCCCGCTCGGCGGCAGGCACTTCGAGTGCTTCTCGGAAGATCCCCTGCTGACCGGCCGGCTCGGCGCCGCCTACGTCCGAGGGCTGCAGGCCCACGGCGTCGGCGCCACGCCCAAGCACTACGTCGCCAACGACTCGGAGACCGAGCGGTTCACGGTCGACGTCCGGGTCGATGAGCGCACGCTGCGCGAGCTCTACCTCGCGCCCTTCGAGCGGATGATCACCGGCGCGGGCGCGTGGCTCGTGATGGCCTCGTACAACGCCGTCAACGGGGTGACCCTGACCGAGAGCGCGCTGCTCGCGTCGCCGCTCGAGGACGAGTGGGGCTTCGACGGCGTCGTGGTCTCCGACTGGACCGCGACCCGCTCCACCGAGGCCGCGGCGCGCGCGGCGCTGGACCTCGCCATGCCGGGCCCGGGAGGGCCGTGGGGCGCGGCGCTCGTCGCCGCCGTCCGCCGCGGCGCGGTGCCCGAGAAGGCCATCGACGACAAGGTCCGCCGCCTGCTGCGCCTCGCCGCCCGGGTCGGCGCCCTCGAGGGCGTCGCGCCGGCCGCCCCCGTCCCGGCCCCGCTCTCGGGCGCCGAGGCCGGGGCGCTCGCTCGCGAGGCCGCCGCGGCCGGCATGGTGCTCGTGCGCAACCAGGGCGACGCGCTCCCCCTCGACGCGGCCAGCTTGCGGCGCATCGCCGTGATCGGCCCCAACGCCGCGGCCGGGCGGATCCAGGGCGGCGGCAGCGCCAGCGTCCACCCGCACTACGCGGTCTCGCCGCTCGACGGGCTGCGCGCCGCGCTCGGCCGGCGCGCCGACGTGCTCCACGCCGTCGGCACCCGCATCCACGAAGGGCTCGTGCCGGTGTCCGGAGACCAGGTCGTCGACCCCGTGAGCGGCCAGCACGGCGTCCACGTGCGGCTCCTCGACGCGAAGGGCGCCGTCCTGCACGAGGAGCACCGCGACGTCGGGCGCCTCACGTTCATCGGGGATCAGCGCGCGAACGAGGCCGCGACGATCGAGGTGACGGCGCGGTTCCGCGCCGCCGAGGCGGGGCTCCACCGGATCGGCGTGGCCGGCGTGGGCGTCTACCGCCTCACCGCCGGCGGGCAGGTCCTCTTCGACGAGGCCATCTTGCCGGACAAGGAAGACATCGCCGCGGCCCTGCTCGCCCCGCCGCAGCGGGCGGCAGAGCTGTCCCTGGCCGCCGGCCAGGAGGTCGATCTCGCCCTGACGCACACCGTCCCCGTGGGCACGCTGGCGGTGGCGTTCTCCCTGGGCGCCGAGGTGCCCGCGCTGTCCGACGAGGACGAGCTGGCGCGCGCCGTGGAACTCGCGCGCTCCGCCGACGTCGCGATCGTGGTCGTCGGCACCACCGAGGCGATCGAGAGCGAGGGCTTCGACCGGACCACGCTCGGGCTCCCCGGCCGCCAGGACGAGCTGATCAGCGCCGTCGCGGCCGTGAATCCCCGGACGATCGTGCTGGTGAACTCCGGCGGGCCGGTGACCATGCCCTGGCGCGACGAGGTGGCCGCTGTGCTCCTCACGTGGTTCCCGGGCCAGGAGTTCGGCGCCGCCGTCGCCGACGTGCTGCTCGGCGCCGTGGAGCCCGGCGGTCGCCTGCCCACGACCTGGCCCGCGCGCGTGGAGGACGTGCCCGTGCTCTCGACGAAGCCCGAGAACGGCAAGCTGGTCTATGCCGAGGGCCTGCACATCGGGTACCGCGCCTGGGCGCGCGCCGGCGTCGCCCCGGCCTACCCGTTCGGGCACGGCCTGGGCTACACGCGCTGGGAGATCCTCGACGTGGAAGCGCCGAGCGTCGCCGCCGGCGCGGCGGTCGAGGCGCGGGTGCGCGTGCGCAACGCCGGGGCGCGCCGCGGGCGCCACGTGGTCCAGCTCTACCTGTCGCGGCCGGACTCCGGGGTCGAGCGCCCCGCGCTCTGGCTGGCCGGCTTCGCGTCCGTCGAGGCCGAGCCCGATCAGTCCGTCGACGTCGCCGTCACCGTCGAGCCGCGGGCCTTCGCGCACTGGGCGGCGGGCCGATGGCAGGTGGAGGCCGGCGCGTACACGCTGCATGCGGGACACTCGGCCGCCGTCCTGACGAGACAGACCGCGGTGCACCTGCACGAGTGA
- a CDS encoding serine/threonine-protein kinase — translation MMDEHHVPGQSGWLALAGRGDESTGGVSSSVRGSQRERAVGEVLAGKYQIVGRLGAGGMGTVWRARSLWLDVDVAIKVLHEEQLDAHAAERLLREARATAKLGHPAIVRVFDFGETDAGEPFLVMELLEGTPLSSWIEARGRVPAEQAVQMLLPVACALATAHAQRIVHRDIKPANILIVPDGAGGHVPKVVDFGIAKLANAASPAITQRGMIVGSPEYMSPEQADGQLDVGEQTDVWAFSVVMYELITGRRPFSGETLSAVIVSIFSKEPVPTTELGAGDEALWAILRRGLAKSPADRWPSMRALGRALAAWAIERGVTADVAGTSLAHQWLARGAEPPLAAETAATIAAPAGATSGAEAAARRPAVAREAPGALPTPAATPIARRGSTIEMPKAWRGAPLGLTPPPWLQKALVAGVLAFAAPLVVVLGLDARGGRASAGTARTAVVAAAPAVGLGASEAVRGTASAASAIGVAPPDAGARRAAASGTAVRGAPTDSAPPERDEQSDPWEGPSDPWDELLPAPVEPHAQVAEPPGQRIAPRAQVAEPRAQVTEPRARVAEPRAPRAASPRPRPVSTSMPLPAAPDF, via the coding sequence ATGATGGACGAGCACCATGTCCCCGGCCAGAGCGGATGGCTCGCGCTCGCCGGGAGAGGCGATGAGAGCACGGGCGGCGTTTCGTCGAGCGTCCGTGGATCGCAGCGGGAGCGCGCCGTGGGCGAGGTCCTCGCGGGCAAGTACCAGATCGTGGGTCGGCTGGGCGCCGGGGGCATGGGCACGGTGTGGCGGGCGCGCAGCCTTTGGCTCGACGTCGACGTGGCGATCAAGGTGCTCCACGAGGAGCAGCTCGACGCCCACGCCGCCGAGCGGTTGCTCCGGGAGGCGCGCGCGACGGCGAAGCTCGGCCATCCGGCGATCGTGCGCGTGTTCGATTTCGGCGAGACCGACGCGGGCGAGCCGTTCCTGGTGATGGAGCTGCTCGAGGGCACGCCGCTCTCGAGCTGGATCGAGGCGAGGGGCCGGGTGCCGGCGGAGCAGGCAGTCCAGATGCTCTTGCCGGTCGCGTGTGCGCTCGCGACGGCCCACGCGCAGCGCATCGTCCATCGCGACATCAAGCCTGCCAACATCCTCATCGTGCCCGACGGCGCGGGCGGCCACGTCCCGAAGGTCGTCGACTTCGGCATCGCCAAGCTCGCCAACGCGGCGAGCCCTGCGATCACGCAGCGAGGGATGATCGTCGGCAGCCCGGAGTACATGTCGCCGGAGCAGGCCGACGGTCAGCTGGACGTCGGGGAGCAGACCGACGTCTGGGCGTTCAGCGTGGTGATGTACGAGCTCATCACCGGGCGGCGGCCGTTCAGCGGGGAGACGCTCAGCGCCGTGATCGTGTCGATCTTCAGCAAGGAGCCGGTGCCGACGACGGAGCTCGGCGCCGGCGACGAGGCGCTGTGGGCGATCCTCCGGCGCGGGCTGGCCAAGTCGCCGGCCGATCGATGGCCCAGCATGCGCGCGCTCGGCCGCGCCCTGGCCGCCTGGGCGATCGAGCGCGGGGTCACCGCGGACGTGGCGGGCACGTCGCTCGCTCACCAGTGGCTCGCGCGAGGGGCCGAGCCGCCGCTGGCGGCGGAGACGGCGGCCACGATCGCCGCGCCTGCGGGCGCGACCTCCGGGGCGGAGGCGGCGGCGCGGCGCCCGGCCGTCGCGCGGGAGGCGCCGGGCGCGCTGCCGACGCCGGCGGCCACGCCCATCGCGCGCCGGGGCAGCACCATCGAGATGCCCAAGGCATGGCGCGGAGCTCCGCTCGGGCTCACGCCCCCGCCGTGGCTCCAGAAGGCCCTCGTCGCCGGGGTCCTCGCCTTCGCCGCGCCTCTGGTCGTCGTCCTGGGGCTGGACGCGCGGGGTGGAAGGGCGAGCGCGGGCACCGCTCGAACGGCGGTCGTTGCGGCTGCTCCTGCCGTCGGCCTGGGCGCGTCGGAAGCGGTGCGGGGGACGGCGTCGGCTGCCTCCGCCATCGGCGTCGCGCCCCCCGATGCCGGCGCGCGGCGCGCGGCTGCTTCCGGGACGGCCGTGAGGGGCGCGCCGACGGACAGCGCGCCTCCCGAGCGGGACGAGCAGAGCGATCCTTGGGAGGGGCCGAGCGACCCATGGGACGAGCTGTTGCCGGCCCCGGTGGAGCCGCACGCCCAGGTGGCCGAGCCGCCTGGCCAGCGGATCGCTCCGCGCGCCCAGGTGGCCGAGCCGCGCGCTCAGGTGACCGAGCCGCGCGCTCGGGTGGCCGAGCCGCGCGCTCCGCGAGCTGCGTCCCCGCGTCCGCGGCCTGTCTCCACGTCCATGCCGCTGCCGGCGGCGCCCGACTTCTGA